A genomic segment from Triplophysa dalaica isolate WHDGS20190420 chromosome 22, ASM1584641v1, whole genome shotgun sequence encodes:
- the LOC130411385 gene encoding C-type lectin domain family 10 member A-like isoform X2 yields MSGSVNDSRDKSSIMDGEEKEERIVDIYITAEAVRDIKHKKQTEESETTTKTTTQQPEHKDGWIEQEVRLYLISSELKNWTESRSYCRDRGADLIIINNKEEQDFVNNITSGAQHWIGLSDSDVEGTWKWVDGSTLTSGFWEVGQPGYHRLENCALSQPEWHDYPCTSFFKSICEKKIF; encoded by the exons ATGTCTGGTAGTGTGAATGATAGTAGAGATAAAAGTTCAATAATGGAcggagaagaaaaagaagaaaggaTTGTTGATATCTACATCACTGCCGAGGCTGTAAGAGATAttaaacacaagaaacaaaCTGAGGAAtctgaaacaacaacaaaaacaacaacccAACAACCAGAACACAAAG ATGGATGGATTGAACAAGAAGTCCGTTTGTACTTAATTTCATCTGAACTGAAGAACTGGACTGAGAGCAGAAGTTACTGTAGAGACAGAGGAGCAGATCTGATCATCATTAACAACAAAGAGGAACAA gattttgttaataatataacttCTGGAGCACAACACTGGATTGGTTTGTCTGACAGTGATGTGGAGGGCACATGGAAATGGGTTGATGGCAGCACACTGACCTCTGG ATTCTGGGAGGTTGGACAACCTGGTTATCATAGACTGGAGAACTGCGCTTTGTCTCAACCAGAGTGGCATGATTATCCATgtacttctttttttaaatcgatTTGTgagaaaaagattttttaa
- the LOC130411385 gene encoding CD209 antigen-like protein C isoform X1, which produces MSGSVNDSRDKSSIMDGEEKEERIVDIYITAEAVRDIKHKKQTEESETTTKTTTQQPEHKGSECARNRCHRSVLVCLVLLCVLLLTAVIVLCVLIYTNNHQFHINNKKITQERDQLLTKYTNITEERDQLLTKYTNITEDRDQLLTKYTNITEERDELKVKCYNATELYKQINWKTNLIWTHFSDGWIEQEVRLYLISSELKNWTESRSYCRDRGADLIIINNKEEQDFVNNITSGAQHWIGLSDSDVEGTWKWVDGSTLTSGFWEVGQPGYHRLENCALSQPEWHDYPCTSFFKSICEKKIF; this is translated from the exons ATGTCTGGTAGTGTGAATGATAGTAGAGATAAAAGTTCAATAATGGAcggagaagaaaaagaagaaaggaTTGTTGATATCTACATCACTGCCGAGGCTGTAAGAGATAttaaacacaagaaacaaaCTGAGGAAtctgaaacaacaacaaaaacaacaacccAACAACCAGAACACAAAG GAAGTGAGTGTGCGAGGAACAGATGTCACAGATCAGTTCTTGTGTGTTTGGTGCTACTGTGTGTTCTTCTACTGACTGCAGTCATAGTGTTGTGTGTCCTGATCTACACAAACAATCACCAGTTtcacatcaacaacaaaaagatCACACAAGAGAGAGACCAACTACTAACCAAATATACCAACATCACAGAAGAGAGAGACCAACTACTAACCAAATATACCAACATCACAGAAGACAGAGACCAACTACTAACCAAATATACCAACATCacagaagagagagatgaaTTAAAAGTCAAATGCTATAACGCCACTGAACTGTATAAACAGATAAATTGGAAGACAAATCTAATCTGGACACACTTTAGTG ATGGATGGATTGAACAAGAAGTCCGTTTGTACTTAATTTCATCTGAACTGAAGAACTGGACTGAGAGCAGAAGTTACTGTAGAGACAGAGGAGCAGATCTGATCATCATTAACAACAAAGAGGAACAA gattttgttaataatataacttCTGGAGCACAACACTGGATTGGTTTGTCTGACAGTGATGTGGAGGGCACATGGAAATGGGTTGATGGCAGCACACTGACCTCTGG ATTCTGGGAGGTTGGACAACCTGGTTATCATAGACTGGAGAACTGCGCTTTGTCTCAACCAGAGTGGCATGATTATCCATgtacttctttttttaaatcgatTTGTgagaaaaagattttttaa